In one Balaenoptera ricei isolate mBalRic1 chromosome 20, mBalRic1.hap2, whole genome shotgun sequence genomic region, the following are encoded:
- the TK1 gene encoding thymidine kinase, cytosolic gives MSCINLPTVLPGSPSKTRGQIQVILGPMFSGKSTELMRRVRRFQIAQYKCLVIKYAKDTRYSSNFSTHDRNTMEALPACVLRDVAQEALGVAVIGIDEGQFFPDIVEFSETMANAGKTVIVAALDGTFQRKAFGTILNLVPLAESVVKLTAVCMECFREAAYTKRLGVEKEVEVIGGADKYHSVCRLCYFKKASVQPAGLDSKENKENCPVLGKPGAAPGARKLFAPHQILQCSPAN, from the exons ATGAGCTGCATCAACCTGCCCACCGTGCTGCCCGGCTCCCCCAGCAAGACCCGGGGGCAGATCCAG gTGATTCTCGGACCCATGTTCTCAGGAAAAAG TACCGAGCTGATGAGACGTGTCCGTCGCTTCCAGATTGCCCAGTACAAGTGCCTGGTGATCAAATATGCCAAAGACACGCGTTACAGCAGCAACTTCTCCACGCATGACCG GAACACCATGGAGGCCCTGCCAGCCTGCGTGCTCCGGGATGTGGCCCAGGAGGCCCTGGGCGTGGCTGTTATAGGCATCGACGAAGGGCAGTTT TTCCCCGACATCGTGGAGTTCAGCGAGACCATGGCCAATGCCGGGAAGACCGTCATTGTGGCTGCACTGGATGGGACCTTCCAGAGGAAG gcGTTCGGGACCATCCTGAACCTGGTGCCCCTGGCCGAGAGTGTGGTGAAGCTGACGGCGGTGTGCATGGAGTGCTTCCGAGAGGCTGCCTACACCAAGAGGCTGGGCGTGGAGAAAGAG GTCGAGGTGATCGGAGGAGCAGACAAGTACCACTCCGTGTGCCGCCTCTGCTACTTCAAGAAGGCTTCGGTTCAGCCTGCCGGGCTGGacagcaaagagaacaaagagaacTGCCCGGTGCTGGGAAAGCCCGGGGCGGCCCCGGGAGCCAGGAAGCTATTTGCTCCTCACCAGATCCTGCAGTGCAGCCCGGCCAACTGA
- the SYNGR2 gene encoding synaptogyrin-2 translates to MESGAYGAAKAGGSFDLRRFLTQPQVVVRAVCLVFALIVFSCIFGEGYSNTPSSKQQYCVFNLNEDACRFGSAIGVLAFLASAFFLVVDVYFPQISNATDRKYLVISDLLFSALWTFLWFVGFCFLANQWAATNPEYVLVGADSARAAITFSFFSVFSWGVLASLAYQRYKAGVDDFIQNYVDPTLDPSTAYASYPGAPADSYQQPPFTQSAETTEGYQPPPVY, encoded by the exons ATGGAGAGCGGGGCCTACGGCGCGGCCAAGGCGGGCGGCTCCTTCGACCTGCGGCGCTTCCTGACGCAGCCTCAGGTGGTGGTGCGCGCCGTGTGCTTG GTCTTCGCCTTGATCGTGTTCTCATGCATCTTCGGTGAGGGCTACAGCAACACCCCCAGCTCCAAACAGCAGTACTGCGTGTTCAACCTCAACGAGGACGCGTGCCGCTTCGGCAGCGCCATCGGGGTGCTGGCCTTCCTGGCCTCGGCCTTCTTCCTCGTGGTTGACGTCTATTTCCCCCAGATCAGCAACGCCACTGACCGCAAGTACTTGGTCATCAGCGACCTGCTCTTCTCAG CTCTCTGGACCTTCCTGTGGTTTGTTGGCTTCTGCTTCCTTGCCAATCAATGGGCAGCCACCAACCCAGAATATGTGCTGGTGGGAGCCGACTCAGCCCGGGCGGCCATCACCTTCAgcttcttttctgtcttctcctgG GGCGTGCTGGCCTCCTTGGCCTACCAGCGCTACAAGGCCGGAGTGGACGACTTCATCCAGAACTATGTGGACCCCACTCTGGACCCCAGCACGGCCTACGCCTCCTACCCAGGCGCGCCTGCAGACAGCTACCAGCAGCCGCCCTTCACCCAGAGCGCCGAGACCACAGAGGGCTACCAGCCGCCCCCCGTGTACTGA
- the C20H17orf99 gene encoding protein IL-40, translated as MRVLPLLCLAALATSSSAKQEKEPVSQLQADFTLLDRGSGLRVEVFCQASSGSPPVTYRLVRRSGHIHMQQTRNPGQPANFSFPLNQTSDWFRCQAENDVSVQHTPFTLVPPGELPQGPTFVLAGCLISIIAIFSWKLRWTKQIRC; from the exons ATGAGAGTCCTGCCGCTGCTCTGCTTGGCCGCGCTAG CCACCAGCAGCTCCGCGAAGCAGGAGAAAG AGCCGGTGTCCCAGCTGCAAGCTGACTTCACCCTGTTGGACAGGGGGTCAGGCCTCAGGGTAGAGGTGTTCTGCCAGGCATCCTCGGGCAGCCCACCCGTCACCTACAGACTGGTCAGGAGGAGCGGGCACATCCACATGCAGCAGACTCGGAACCCTGGGCAGCCAGCCAACTTCTCCTTCCCACTGAACCAGACGTCGGACTGGTTCCGGTGCCAGGCTGAAAACGACGTCAGCGTCCAGCACACTCCCTTCACACTGGTGCCCCCAG GAGAGCTGCCCCAGGGACCCACCTTCGTGCTGGCTGGCTGCCTTATCTCCATCATAGCCATCTTTTCTTGGAAACTGAGATGGACCAAGCAGATCAG atgctaa